The bacterium genome includes the window GCGGTCGCCGAGGGCGAGCACGTCCTGGGCGATGGCGCGCGCCAGGTTGCCGTCGACCAGGAAGTTCTGGCCGCGCCTCTTCACGGGCCGGATGCCGTACTCGCGCAGGAGTGTCTGTTGGCTGCGTTGCAAGTGAACTCCGGAGCGCCGTCAGGAGCCGTTCGGGTCCGCGCCGGGATCCGGTTCGGTGCCGGCGAACGGCCCGAACAGGCGGGCGAACGACCGGGTGGTCTCGCGCGCGACCACGGCGGCCGGCAGCTCCAGCAACGCGGCGACCTTGTCCAGGGTGTGCGCCATCAGGGCCGATTCGTTCCGTTGGCCCCGATGGGGAACCGGAGGCAGCCAGGGGGCGTCCGTCTCCAGCAACAGGAGTTGGACACCGGCCCGGACCACGAGTTCCGGCAACTGGCTTTTTTTATAAGTCACCGGCCCGCCGATGCCCAGCAGAAAACCGTGTTCCCGCGCCCAGTCGACCGTCGCGGCGTCGCTGC containing:
- a CDS encoding TatD family hydrolase, which translates into the protein EVVAIGEIGLDFFRHLSPRPAQYGALTAQLELADRVGLPVVFHVRDAWTEILDHLDAVGPPRAGGVLHAFSSDAATVDWAREHGFLLGIGGPVTYKKSQLPELVVRAGVQLLLLETDAPWLPPVPHRGQRNESALMAHTLDKVAALLELPAAVVARETTRSFARLFGPFAGTEPDPGADPNGS